TTGACCATGTTGACGGCAATCTCGGTAATGTCCCTTATTATGGATTCCACGTCCCTTCCAACATAACCGACTTCCGTAAACTTTGATGCCTCCACCTTCATAAACGGTGCATTTGCAAGTTTTGAAAGCCTCCTTGCAATCTCTGTCTTTCCTACACCGGTGGATCCGATCATTATTATATTCTTGGGCAGGACTTCATCGCGCAGTTCAGGGCTTAACCTCTGTCTCCTCCATCTATTCCTCAGCGCAATGGCAACGGCTTTTTTGGCATTATGCTGCCCTATGATAAACTTGTCAAGCTCTTCAACAATACGTCTTGGTGTCAACCCTTCGAGAGAGGTTTTTTCCTCTGTGCGAGGGCTTTTTTGGTCTGTCATATCTTCGGTCTTCTCCAGAATTTTCATTTTATAACTCCTCGGTTATTATTCGTTCATTTGTGTAAATGCATATGTCGGCTGCAATCTTCATGGCCTTCTCAACTATATCTCCGGCTTCAAGCGCTGTATTTTCATAAAGGGCCTTTGCTGCAGCCTGGGCAAAGGGTCCGCCTGAGCCTATAGCAGCAATACCTTCCTCCGGCTCTATTACGTCACCTGTGCCGGATATGATGAATGTATGCTCTGAATCCGCAACTATAAGTAGGGCTTCAAGCCTCCTGAGTATCTTGTCAGTCCTCCAGTCCTTGGCAAGCTCTACCGCTGCCCTGGTGATGTTGCCCCTGTAGGATTCAAGTTTTCCTTCAAACTTTTCAAAGAGTGTAAAGGCATCGGCAGTAGCACCTGCAAAACCTGTGAGCACCCTGTCCTGATACATCTTTCTCGTCTTTCGTGCATTGTGCTTCAGGACTGTATTTCCCATTGTCACCTGGCCATCACCGCCAATGGCAACTTTTCCGTTTTTCCTGACGCATAATATAGTTGTGCCTCTTATCATTGAAAGTCTCCTTGTCCTGTCCAGTTAGTCTCTGTCCATAAACTCAATTGGCCTTTCTCTCGTCCTCAGGCAATTTGTTTCATTGAACCTTTTATATTCAGATGAAACATAATTACATATTATAGCAAAGATACTTTATTTTTCTCCCTTTCTCTTTTTTGCCAGGGGATGGGCATTATCATAGACATCCATGAGATGCGTGATGTCCAGATGTGTGTATACCTGCGTGGAGGAGAGAGAGCTGTGTCCGAGGAGCTCCTGAATAACCCTCAGGTCAGCGCCGCTCTGCAGGAGATGAGTGGCAAAGGTGTGCCTGAGAGTATGTGGCCCAATCTTTCCGCCAAGCCCTGTCTCTCTTGAATATTTTACCACTATCCTTCTGATGCTCCTGTCCGTCAGGCGGGACCCCTTCCTGTTCAGAAAGATAGCCTGGGTCTCCTTTTTCATCAGAGACCTCTCTATCAGATATACCTTTAATGACTCGATTGCCTTGTTTCCCACAGGGACTATCCTCTCCTTTTTCCTCTTGCCCCTCACCTTTATCAGGCCATCCCGCATGTTGAGGTCTTCCATATCCATGCCGGCCAATTCACTGACCCTTAACCCGCTTGAATAAAGGAGTTCAAGGATTGCCCTGTCCCGCGCCTTCTGAAACCCTATGCCTTCGGGTTTTTCAATTATCGCGAATGTTTCATCAACCGAAAGAAATCGTGGTAACCTCTTCTGTTGTTTCGGGTTCGGCACCAGGCGGGCCGGGTTTGAGCTTATGTGACTCTCTCTGTGGAGAAATCTGAAGAATGATCGTAATGTGGCAAGCTGCCTGCTTACTGTAGACCTTTCCATGCCGTCCTTCAGGCGGTGGGCAATAAACCCCCTTATATCACTCAACTCTATATCTGCCGGAGATTTCCTTACAAGGGTAAAGAATTCCTGGAGGTCCTTCCTGTAGGCCCTCAGGGTGTGAGTGGACGCACCCTTTTCAAGCTCCATAAACCTCAGAAACTCCTTCATGTATTCATTCATTCA
The Nitrospirota bacterium genome window above contains:
- the hslV gene encoding ATP-dependent protease subunit HslV; amino-acid sequence: MIRGTTILCVRKNGKVAIGGDGQVTMGNTVLKHNARKTRKMYQDRVLTGFAGATADAFTLFEKFEGKLESYRGNITRAAVELAKDWRTDKILRRLEALLIVADSEHTFIISGTGDVIEPEEGIAAIGSGGPFAQAAAKALYENTALEAGDIVEKAMKIAADICIYTNERIITEEL
- the xerC gene encoding tyrosine recombinase XerC, with protein sequence MNEYMKEFLRFMELEKGASTHTLRAYRKDLQEFFTLVRKSPADIELSDIRGFIAHRLKDGMERSTVSRQLATLRSFFRFLHRESHISSNPARLVPNPKQQKRLPRFLSVDETFAIIEKPEGIGFQKARDRAILELLYSSGLRVSELAGMDMEDLNMRDGLIKVRGKRKKERIVPVGNKAIESLKVYLIERSLMKKETQAIFLNRKGSRLTDRSIRRIVVKYSRETGLGGKIGPHTLRHTFATHLLQSGADLRVIQELLGHSSLSSTQVYTHLDITHLMDVYDNAHPLAKKRKGEK